The Salvelinus fontinalis isolate EN_2023a unplaced genomic scaffold, ASM2944872v1 scaffold_0036, whole genome shotgun sequence region tgcaattttagcaaacacagaaaagtggcctatattggagaccaaaagtaatctggcacactgcttaggattTCAACAACTTTAATAACTTATTTCTGGTTACCACTAATGTggaaacaagacaaaatatgactaGTCGCTAACTTGACTGTCTTAATTGTCAAATAATTTAACAGgcatcaattgttgtacaacttatgctctgggcatcaccttttacctcaaataaacagtggatttctgctgttgtgggcttttaaccatctgtctgactttgtcaTGTACACAGGTGAAagacgggactatcgtggatcctctgtggagcctcaacaacatcatgatgctgacgaggcagagaagagtctctccagatcagaactcctcaagaaacaccagcgagtacacacaggagagaaatcttactgctgctctgactgtgggaaaagatTAAATTCTTcagtaggccttaaaatacatcaaataattcacactggagagaaaccttatggctgtgatcaatgtgggaagagttttatttggctacaaaccctgaaatcacaccagagaatacacactggagagaaaccttttagctgtgatcaatgtgggaaaagttttactacatctagctatctaactatacacaaGAGAACACactcaggagagaaaccatacagctgtaatcaatgtgggaagagttttactcagctaaaCAGCCTGACAGTACACCagcggacacacacaggagagaaaccttatagctgtgatcaatgtgagaagagttttactacatcttgccagctgactttacaccagagaacacacacaggagagaaaccttatagctgtgatcaatgtgagaaGAATTTTACTACATCTTGCCagctgactgtacaccagagaacacacacaggagagaaatcttatggctgtgatcaatgtgggaagagttttattcagctacaaaccctgaaatcacaccagagaatacacactggagagaaaccttatagctgtgatcaatgtaggAAGAGTTTTCCTCAGCTTAACAGCCTGAGAGTAcaccagaggacacacacaggagagaaatcttttagctgtgatcaatgtgggaagagttttacaacatctagctatctaactatacacaaGAGAACACactcaggagagaaaccatatggctgtaatcaatgtgggaagagttttactcagcaaAACAACCTGATAGTAcaccagaggacacacacaggagagaaaccttatggctgtgatcaatgtgggaaaagttgtactacatctagcaatctaactatacaccagagaacacacacaggagaaaaaccttatggctgtaatcaatgtgggaagagttttactacatctagctatctaactatacaccagagaacacactcaggagagaaaccttatagctgtgattaatgtgagaagagttttactacatctagctctctgactatacaccagagagaaaccctatagctgtggtcaatgtgggacgAGTTTGGCtgcatctagcaatctgactctacaccagagaacacacacgggagagaaaacttatagctgtgatgaatgtggaaagagttttacctcATCTAACCATCTtattgtacaccagagaacacacacaggagagaaacgtcatagctgtgatcaatgtgacaagagatactcaatacatgaaggagttgtttcatgatatcaatgaaatatcCCACTtagcaaaatgtaattgaaaagatGTTGAAAATAAGACTAAGTCCGAAGTCCAATATACATTGTTTGAAAGTGAAAGTTAAGAAGATGTTTTTCTGGTCGTTTAACTTAATTTCAAAGTACTTGCAGCCTAAACACGTGGACGCAGTATAATAAATTAGTCTATAATCAGTTTTATTTACAATCttacatcactccagtatttcttgacaacattcaaatgctaattgtctttatttcactactgaagaagcatgactcaaatcGCCTCATATTTCATACATCcagcctgacaaaagatacaCGTTTTATTATACCTTATTTCACCACTAAGTTAATTATTGCCAATAtatattaacaaaggggtgtacatttagttttgatatttcatatttacaattaTGTAACATTTAattattgccaatacatattaacaaaggggtgaacatttggttttgatcattcatatttacaattcatgtaacatttagtaatcataattatttatgcaaccaaCTGACAATTTTTGGTTATTGACATTGTCAGTAAcatattgacattgttgcccttcTTTTAAAATAGTTgattctcagatgtgccaacccaaatatactagagcatgacattggggactgggccctgatccaacaacatgcctattgagtgaaccctgaaaagagagaagctccgcagtgaggtggaaagttactacggatattaAGGAGctagttctagaagctagtgagttttaggaggacgagagttctagaagctagtgagttttaggattctatagaaagaaaaaggagaaaaGATACAATTGTAAATTATTATTTAGAAATGTGTTtattcttgtttttaattgttgataACCAGTAGACAACATGTTTATATTGTggaaggtgaagcattgtagttgattataatgtgaaattGAAGTTTTCTGTTGGTGATGAGCAAACTTGTCCATCAGAAATATATGATATATTTGTTTTcttaagggggaaggtgttacaggctttggtttttccatttatgttttgaggttggactttagcacgtctagctcgttagcacgtctagctcgttagcacgtctagctcgttagcacgtctagctcgttagcacgtctagctcgttagcacgtctagctcgttagcacgtctagctcgttagCATGTAgggcgcactgattggtgtcacctcgttagtcagtatgtgttacacctgtgctggcttgtccatctcgttagtgggaatgtgtttcacctgagctggtccaggttctatttaagagtgtctggtccagtgctccagttgtcttgatagatgtggagagtcaacacctttagttgctccacctttttggtttgcttcctgtctgtaagtttggtgtgggtttttcttttgtttgctacttgggcagatttagtgggtcttatggtgggtttcttttaggtcccagttgttgttactagtcaacttctagtggacacccccatagtgtctttcagagcacctcctaaaaaacaagcttatatttcgGGTTGGATATTGCATCCAATTACTATTTTAATCAATGGAATTTCCTTAATgttcattagtctttcagttgttagtcttctgtttgttgtgtaccaaatatttctgtttattttcattttttccccctgtgaagccattgtgttgcatccatgtctgaaatgtgctgtataaataaagcttgatttgatttcaacaaattaacccaatgaccaatcaacagactcttggtccctcttagtatgaaaaacagtatcacttttccagcctgctgaaggccTGGTAAAATGGtgaacaccacccccggctctaccaggggcttgaggtggtctcccacagctctgctggtggagtggtaaacaccacccccagccctaccaggggcttgaggtggtctcccacagctctgctggtggagtggtaaacaccacccccgactctaccaggggcttgaggtggtctcccacagctctgcttatgtcatgttctgtggccttgccgttccatttattgactgcccctgcaacacagaaataaacacatttagtcatattatataaaacactcaaagtaatggatatggagcatctatggcctcagttacacctggcacctaattgtgacttctgtcatctgatcactccaagctgcatttggttcagatctaccaggatgggcaTTGTGTTTGGAATTTGAGTCTGGCCACTGAATATAAATGagcaatgtaaagagatggggtgaatgagtggggaaaagtacatttgaCACAAATTACCTATATAATATCAAAtaaatgtgtgtgcctgaggggaaattagctttcatacagccaaaaggggtgtgaaattacaccaatatcagtggacaatttgcacgaatgtaaataaacatagatgatggaacattttCCCTTTTGCTGACGTGTTGAACCGCTAAGgggacataaatatttaccatctaaaccatgtgtgacctctcacctctctggctgtaaaagtgttcttcctaaccagtccctcaacagctctctgactgagctaacattagccagctagctgactagctaacattagtcagCTAGcaggctagctaacattagccagctagctgactagctaacattagccagataGCTGACtagctttatgggtgttgtgacatgagtatgaaattgtCATTTTGGTtattttagggactcctgaaacaaccagcaaaccaggctgtcgttttgtgaaacagtggatgtatagAATCTATCTAGCTGAagaatttactgcaaattgaatgtacaattttgtaagcttgccttgctgatATTTGCCATGCAGATAGATGAAATCACGTAGATTGCTTtgttcttgcttattgtgcagtggatGATTCAAATCCCTGTATGcccatggatgtgtagctagctatctagccaatctgtgtatggacccaaccgtttggtatacatattagttcagaatctagctatgaacctcagctatcatagccagttgtatcaacttcaaaacagcctgaatgacattaatgaagcctatggattgagtagaatataatatcatGTTGTACCAAGGATGCAAGtggtatatacatgtagttattaccatgcatgagattCCCACATTGTAGTCTGTACATTTAATagattcactgatcatgtactgtaCCTTGGCAAATAAATGTGCAGTTTAGTTATGATTGTCTTTGagattatttttcagtcatatccaatacctgGAGTGTCAAATTCCAGTCTTTAAATgacgctgtgtctgcatgtatgtattacaattatacacttcaacagtgttggAGTGTAtaccaatcttggtcctgggacatcaatggttacacattgtaactaatagactagaaacaggatttaactagttaattcatatatacagaaatataatgttaaaaacagaacactacacttcctatgcatcatgtaaatactccaacatcggttcatctcaacatctaatgcccttcatctgcattgatctggtaaaacacaggataggtggagtatttcatcacattacacttcatttcaaccagtagagaatgtgaaacgctttattgaaaagctcattatccaagtgtgataaatacaagttcaatctgtacttcaatgcacatctgttgtgcattataaaaacagaggaagaaagaggaggtggcgggagaggtgtaaaagacagaaagggaaagaggtaagcacgtaggagcagggaaggcagcacatgattaatgaatcagagtgctacataaatattctctcagtttatcACAATTACATAACAGTGTCTCTCATCGTCCCAAAGGTTATCTTAAAAGCGGGTGAGGTGGCAATGATGGGACTGGGCGTTGGCATCCTCTATCACATCAAAACATctctgcagacgagagacagatggagagagagagagcatatttatgccttgtgtttttattttttattctaacattgttagtcatcaatcaggaggtgaaatgcaaaactgaccttggatcattaactctgggactactgcatctatctgtatttcaatgtaaaggatctctttaataatacttcctgtataatataaactgacctgggatcattaactctgggactactgcatctctgtctgtatttcaatgtaaagcatctctttaataatacttcctgttgacctgaccaagtgacctctcacctctgatcatgctgtgccgTCTATGgagccagttcagatgcaggaggggttcaccgacacagctgatataacctagaggatttagggagaaggggagagggatgaagtgaaggagagactgttattgagaaaataaggtagttaaagcgacagtgttcaacaggaatctgtgtgtggcctcacctggtgtccacaccacactaagtggctgcagagtactttatgctgaaaaacatgaacggacacacaaggacaaacaatatagcgtagttatagaaataatgaagtgtcttaatattctccatggttggccctcttgcctattctttgaaggtggaaggagccacagttatacacctgaaCCTGCTTACGGCACAACACAATtcatcaatcagattgatacatgagtgtgtaggtgtgggttatagggtgtctaattgttatacattttttcaatatgggtgatttaaaatagcctgttttgtttttgcacagacatcacacccttacctaaacagcaccctcacctgagaagtagaaatcaaagggagagaaactatgaattgaataactgcagttgacatagctaagtaaattGAAGAATATTCTTATTACAATGTggatggctcttaaaagagcctttggttgtgcatagtgtagtctatggtgttgccagggaacagccccctctttgaagaagtaggaggtgaagatctcctgcacacggattgcctctcttgctgcgttgttggaccccatccttgaaacatcctgcagagcagcagactcctcctctggGACACGGCGGCGAGCTGTAGATCCCCTCCGGGTCCacgtgtccatcctcatgaagttacgcaggacacaggtagccttcacacatctgagttcctccaggaggcagtcccagatgaccctggtcacccaaccttgcagtatttctgtccgccatctttgatccagttcagttctgtgtaggggtacccctctctcctagtatttctgtccgccatctttgatccacttcagttctgtgtagggttacccctctctcctagtatttctgtccgccatctttgctgaagaaagtctaaCAGCACTAGCGCAGCAGCAGCCTCCCCCGGTCCTAGTGCAGGCCCGGTAAGATGTTTAAGATGCGATGGAACGGTTGACGAAAATAAGAAATCACAGAGAAAATATATTGACTGATATTGATTTATTTAGGGGGGGCTAATTAATATTTTAGGACTAGCTACGTCCCTGATTCCTACCCTTTAACTTTTTGTCtgaaaattacatttacattttactcaactgcgttacccactccagtcagcagataaggtctgcgactttaaggcaatgctgttagtgtgacgtataatctagtggacggaacgtttctttcaacagcagcaacagacagtcagccacctcggtagcttgctagccaaaataGAGGAAcaataaagctctttagacgctttagtgtaAATTTGCCACTGTATTTTAAAACCACTTCTGTCGCCTAGTTAGTTATCCGTTTTCATTTCATATTTACGGTTTTGTTTTTATTATTAATctagcgggctggttaagttagcattagcctagctagcacaCATCTTcaaccatgagttcactaagctactctctTGTTAATGAAGagaaggtctgctggacggagaaagaagctctggggtTGAACATTGTcgtcaaagaggagaaggaagaggaggatatcacagtaaaacaagaagtagagggtgaggctgttccggtaaaaaagaagagaaagacgttacagtgaaagaagaggaagacgcgttcagattGAAAGAGGAAGAGgctgttacagtaaaagaagaggaggaagagaaagaggaggatgcagtttttggagtgaaagaggaggagggggagatgactgtcacattgaaaagggaggtggaagaagaggaggaaactggatTTCTGGGCTcggtttcccaaacgcatcttaaaatggctgcagcccgacaccggtacacttatgacaacatccagcacaggtgcagggtgcgaaattcaaaatctattttttttttaaatatttaactttcacacattaacaagtccaatacagcatttgaaagataaacatcttgtcaatccagccaacatgtccgattttttaaatgtttt contains the following coding sequences:
- the LOC129842390 gene encoding zinc finger protein ZFP2-like, producing MSSLNYSPPAIEEGVCWTEKEALVKEEEEEKDVTIQKQVEGEAVTGKEEEKDVTVKEEAFRVKEEEVTVKDEDSVFEVKEEEGEITVTSEEEEEEETGYLGPISQTQFKASSGSNDELSHKMVLRNRAVITTGERRDYRGSSVEPQQHHDADEAEKSLSRSELLKKHQRVHTGEKSYCCSDCGKRLNSSVGLKIHQIIHTGEKPYGCDQCGKSFIWLQTLKSHQRIHTGEKPFSCDQCGKSFTTSSYLTIHKRTHSGEKPYSCNQCGKSFTQLNSLTVHQRTHTGEKPYSCDQCEKSFTTSCQLTLHQRTHTGEKPYSCDQCEKNFTTSCQLTVHQRTHTGEKSYGCDQCGKSFIQLQTLKSHQRIHTGEKPYSCDQCRKSFPQLNSLRVHQRTHTGEKSFSCDQCGKSFTTSSYLTIHKRTHSGEKPYGCNQCGKSFTQQNNLIVHQRTHTGEKPYGCDQCGKSCTTSSNLTIHQRTHTGEKPYGCNQCGKSFTTSSYLTIHQRTHSGEKPYSCD